CCGCACATCGAGCAGAAGTGGGCACTCTTGGCGGGTTCCGCCGGCAGCGTCTCGTCGTGGTACTCCCGCGCGGTGTCGGGATCCAGGGACAGCGCGAACTGGTCCCTCCAGCGGAACTCGAAGCGCGCCTTGCTCAATGCGTCGTCGCGCTCCTGGGCGTGCGGATGGCCCTTGCCCAGGTCGGCGGAGTGCGCCGCGATCTTGTAGGCGATCACGCCGTCTTTGACGTCCTTGCGGTCGGGCAGCCCCAGGTGTTCCTTCGGGGTCACGTAGCACAGCATCGCGGTGCCCGCCTGGGCGATGATGGCCGCGCCGATCGCCGAGGTGATGTGGTCGTAGGCCGGCGCGATGTCGGTGGCCAGCGGGCCCAGCGTGTAGAAGGGCGCCTCCTCGCACAGCTCCTCTTCCAGCCGCACGTTCTCGACGATCTTGTGCATCGGGATGTGGCCGGGGCCCTCGATCATCACCTGCGCGCCATGGGCTTTGGCGATCTTGGTGAGTTCACCGAGCGTGCGCAGTTCGGAAAACTGCGCGGCGTCGTTGGCGTCGGCGATCGACCCGGGCCGCAGCCCGTCGCCGAGCGAGAACGTCACGTCGTAGCGCGCGAAGATGTCGCAGAGCTCCTCGAAGTTGGTGTAGAGGAACGACTCCCGGTGATGCGCCAGGCACCAGGCCGCCATGATCGACCCGCCGCGGCTGACGATGCCGGTGACCCGCTTGGCGGTCAGCGGCACGTAGCGCAGCAGCACGCCGGCGTGCACGGTCATGTAGTCCACACCCTGCTCGCACTGCTCGATCACGGTGTCGCGGTAGATCTCCCAGGTCAGCAGCGTCGGATCACCGTTGACCTTCTCCAGCGCCTGATAGATCGGCACGGTGCCGACCGGCACCGGCGAGTTGCGCAGGATCCATTCGCGGGTCTCGTGAATGTTCTTGCCGGTGGACAGGTCCATGATGGTGTCGGCGCCCCACCGGGTGGCCCACACCATCTT
This genomic window from Mycobacterium saskatchewanense contains:
- the thiC gene encoding phosphomethylpyrimidine synthase ThiC, whose protein sequence is MTDTLSTTAPSVTTGPIAGSTKAYREIEGVPGARVPVRRVNLSTGEHFDLYDTSGPYTDPHAVIDLAVGLPARPGVVRDRGTQLQRARAGEITAEMAFIAAREGVAAELVRDEVARGRAVIPANHNHPEIEPMIIGKAFAVKVNANIGNSAVTSSIAEEVDKMVWATRWGADTIMDLSTGKNIHETREWILRNSPVPVGTVPIYQALEKVNGDPTLLTWEIYRDTVIEQCEQGVDYMTVHAGVLLRYVPLTAKRVTGIVSRGGSIMAAWCLAHHRESFLYTNFEELCDIFARYDVTFSLGDGLRPGSIADANDAAQFSELRTLGELTKIAKAHGAQVMIEGPGHIPMHKIVENVRLEEELCEEAPFYTLGPLATDIAPAYDHITSAIGAAIIAQAGTAMLCYVTPKEHLGLPDRKDVKDGVIAYKIAAHSADLGKGHPHAQERDDALSKARFEFRWRDQFALSLDPDTAREYHDETLPAEPAKSAHFCSMCGPKFCSMRITQDVRDYAAAHGLDSEEAIEAAMNEKSREFAEHGNRVYLPITQ